A region from the uncultured Stenotrophomonas sp. genome encodes:
- a CDS encoding conserved hypothetical protein (Evidence 4 : Homologs of previously reported genes of unknown function), with protein MNEASPNTSGHIPEMVIATVAGVAFAMKTGHYLAGIFIGIVLGVVLSAIGTVVRARSKR; from the coding sequence ATGAACGAAGCTTCCCCAAACACATCGGGGCACATCCCCGAAATGGTCATCGCCACCGTCGCCGGCGTCGCCTTCGCGATGAAGACCGGCCACTATCTGGCCGGCATCTTCATCGGCATCGTGCTGGGCGTGGTGTTGAGCGCGATCGGCACCGTGGTCCGTGCAAGGAGCAAACGCTGA
- the miaA gene encoding delta(2)-isopentenylpyrophosphate tRNA-adenosine transferase (Evidence 2a : Function of homologous gene experimentally demonstrated in an other organism; PubMedId : 1594459, 1999389, 2020545, 2656644; Product type e : enzyme) — translation MPADTRPLAIALMGPTASGKTAAAIELAQAHGGEIVSVDSALVYRGLDIGAAKPDMAERAGIAHHLLDLRDPWQAYSAAEFASDAAAAVRDIVARGKLPILAGGTGLYFRALLQGLSPMPEADAAIRAQIGAEAETDGWPALHAQLARIDPVAAKRIHATDPQRIQRALEVHRLTGKPISYWQAQPGVARLPARVLKLVLAPAERAVLHRRIETRFELMLEHGFLDEVRRLRALPRMAGVENPLDLPAIRAVGYRQAWQFLDGQGSAAEFRDRGIFATRQLAKRQLTWLRGELDARWFDPAGDMPRLREAVSLFLAR, via the coding sequence ATGCCGGCCGATACCCGCCCGCTGGCGATCGCCCTGATGGGCCCGACCGCCTCGGGCAAGACCGCGGCGGCCATCGAGCTGGCGCAGGCGCATGGCGGTGAAATCGTCAGCGTCGACTCGGCGCTGGTGTACCGCGGGCTGGACATCGGCGCGGCCAAGCCGGACATGGCCGAGCGTGCCGGCATCGCCCACCACCTGCTGGACCTGCGCGACCCGTGGCAGGCCTATTCGGCCGCCGAGTTCGCCAGCGATGCGGCCGCGGCGGTGCGCGACATCGTCGCGCGCGGCAAGCTGCCGATCCTCGCCGGCGGCACCGGCCTGTATTTCCGCGCGTTGCTGCAAGGCTTGTCGCCGATGCCGGAAGCCGATGCGGCCATCCGCGCGCAGATTGGCGCCGAGGCCGAGACCGACGGTTGGCCGGCGCTGCATGCGCAATTGGCGCGAATCGACCCGGTGGCGGCCAAGCGCATCCACGCCACCGATCCGCAGCGCATCCAGCGCGCGCTGGAAGTGCATCGCCTGACCGGCAAGCCGATCAGCTACTGGCAGGCGCAGCCCGGCGTCGCCCGCCTGCCGGCGCGCGTGTTGAAGCTGGTGTTGGCGCCGGCCGAGCGTGCGGTGCTGCACCGGCGCATCGAAACGCGTTTCGAGCTGATGCTCGAACACGGTTTCCTCGACGAAGTGCGCCGCCTGCGCGCGCTGCCGCGGATGGCCGGCGTGGAAAACCCGCTGGACCTGCCGGCCATCCGCGCGGTCGGCTATCGCCAGGCGTGGCAGTTCCTCGACGGGCAGGGCAGCGCCGCCGAGTTCCGCGACCGGGGCATCTTCGCCACCCGGCAACTGGCCAAGCGCCAGCTCACCTGGCTGCGCGGCGAACTGGATGCGCGATGGTTTGATCCGGCCGGTGACATGCCGCGCCTGCGCGAGGCGGTTTCGCTGTTTCTGGCAAGGTGA
- a CDS encoding conserved exported hypothetical protein (Evidence 4 : Homologs of previously reported genes of unknown function) codes for MREFLRKQRRLLLLLALLAIWLSLFTAWAYWVTADPLNAPIALTPAGMVDKKIHVVVPEHYTLVFRFKRAGQPYEQLRTLLGGAASTTAGIPIPIRWSLATVSDGRILASGEVDSAGISAWSSADIERKIGGIRVPSGRYRFKAQVLRGIPELAHIDTRLAMRGTPKASSTWQISLVWWGSIANMLLLAPLAVLLLLLLLWRAGRAAFHAAKKAASQES; via the coding sequence GTGCGCGAATTCCTTCGCAAGCAACGCCGGCTGCTCCTTCTGCTGGCGCTTTTGGCAATCTGGCTTTCGCTGTTTACCGCTTGGGCATATTGGGTCACCGCCGATCCATTGAACGCACCCATCGCACTGACACCTGCCGGCATGGTCGACAAGAAAATTCATGTCGTCGTGCCGGAGCATTACACGCTTGTCTTCCGCTTCAAGCGTGCGGGCCAGCCATACGAACAATTGCGCACATTACTTGGCGGTGCTGCTTCGACAACTGCGGGCATACCGATACCCATCCGCTGGTCGCTGGCAACCGTATCCGACGGACGGATTCTGGCGTCGGGGGAGGTTGATTCCGCAGGAATAAGTGCGTGGTCCTCTGCTGATATCGAGCGCAAGATCGGTGGGATCCGCGTTCCCTCCGGCCGCTACCGCTTCAAGGCTCAGGTCCTGCGTGGCATCCCGGAGCTCGCACATATCGATACGCGACTGGCGATGAGGGGAACTCCCAAGGCCTCCTCCACGTGGCAAATCAGCCTCGTATGGTGGGGCTCCATCGCCAACATGCTGCTGCTCGCGCCGCTGGCGGTTCTCTTGTTGCTGCTCCTGCTGTGGCGTGCGGGCCGCGCTGCGTTCCATGCGGCGAAGAAAGCCGCCTCGCAAGAATCCTGA
- a CDS encoding putative /SenC family protein (Evidence 3 : Function proposed based on presence of conserved amino acid motif, structural feature or limited homology): MFNRNTGIVLAIALAAALGLLLAQKVFGPAGAGKRDTGSIIFYPTPRALPDFSLSQSDGTRLIPGELRGHWTLVFLGFTSCPDVCPTTLAELARAQKQWETIPESLRPRVVFVSVDPERDTPARLGEYAHAFHKDTLAATADVPSLERFATPLGLVFQKAPGKNFKANPNDYSMDHSASIAVLDPEGRLAGLMRPPFDPQAIASDLTKLTGKSAP, translated from the coding sequence ATGTTCAACCGCAATACCGGCATCGTCCTGGCCATCGCGCTGGCGGCGGCACTGGGCCTGCTACTGGCGCAGAAGGTGTTCGGCCCGGCCGGCGCAGGCAAGCGCGACACCGGCTCGATCATCTTCTACCCCACCCCGCGCGCGCTGCCGGATTTCAGCCTGAGCCAGTCCGACGGCACCCGCCTGATCCCCGGCGAGCTGCGCGGGCACTGGACCCTGGTGTTCCTCGGCTTCACTTCCTGCCCCGACGTGTGCCCGACCACGCTGGCCGAGCTGGCGCGGGCACAGAAACAGTGGGAAACCATCCCCGAAAGCCTGCGCCCGCGCGTGGTGTTTGTCTCCGTGGATCCCGAGCGGGACACCCCGGCACGGCTGGGCGAATACGCCCACGCCTTCCACAAGGACACCCTCGCCGCCACCGCCGACGTGCCGTCGCTGGAGCGCTTCGCCACCCCGCTCGGCCTCGTGTTCCAGAAGGCGCCGGGCAAGAACTTCAAGGCCAACCCGAACGACTACAGCATGGACCACTCGGCCAGCATCGCGGTGCTCGACCCCGAGGGCCGGCTGGCCGGGCTGATGCGCCCCCCGTTCGACCCGCAGGCCATCGCCAGCGACCTGACCAAGCTCACCGGAAAATCCGCTCCATGA
- the prmB gene encoding N5-glutamine methyltransferase (Evidence 2a : Function of homologous gene experimentally demonstrated in an other organism; PubMedId : 11847124, 2182772, 2969724, 7984428; Product type e : enzyme), whose product MTAQAAAELHTIIDLIRYGASRFNAAGLTFGHSYDNALDEATSLVLHALHLPPDLGPAYGQARVLGDEKLQVLALFERRIAERVPAAYLIGEAWFAGLSFKSDARALVPRSPIAELILEGFEPWLAGREVTRALDLCTGSGCIAIAMGHHHPNWQVDGSDINDAALSLAAENKERLLAHNVELVKSDLFAGLQGRTYELIVTNPPYVTNDETDALPREYAHEPELALRAGDDGLDLVLKILRDAPDHLTEDGLLICEVGDSEQHVTRLLPELDLAWIEFKVGQMGIFAVEAAELRAHHARIAALAAQR is encoded by the coding sequence ATGACTGCCCAGGCGGCCGCCGAACTCCACACGATCATCGACCTGATCCGCTACGGCGCCAGCCGTTTCAACGCCGCGGGCCTGACCTTCGGACACAGCTACGACAACGCGCTGGACGAAGCCACCAGCCTGGTGCTGCACGCGCTGCACCTGCCGCCGGACCTGGGCCCTGCCTACGGCCAGGCGCGCGTGCTGGGTGACGAAAAACTGCAGGTGCTGGCGCTGTTCGAGCGCCGCATCGCCGAGCGCGTGCCGGCCGCCTACCTGATCGGCGAGGCGTGGTTCGCCGGGCTGAGCTTCAAGAGCGATGCGCGCGCGCTGGTGCCGCGTTCGCCGATCGCCGAGCTGATCCTGGAAGGCTTCGAGCCGTGGCTGGCCGGGCGCGAGGTCACCCGCGCGCTGGACCTGTGCACCGGCTCGGGCTGCATCGCCATCGCGATGGGCCACCATCACCCGAACTGGCAGGTGGATGGCAGCGACATCAACGACGCGGCACTGTCGCTGGCCGCCGAGAACAAGGAGCGCCTGCTTGCGCACAACGTCGAGCTGGTCAAGAGCGACCTGTTCGCCGGCCTGCAGGGCCGCACCTACGAGCTGATCGTCACCAACCCGCCCTACGTCACCAACGACGAGACCGATGCGCTGCCGCGCGAATACGCGCATGAACCGGAACTGGCACTGCGCGCCGGCGACGACGGTCTGGACCTGGTGCTGAAGATCCTGCGCGACGCGCCCGACCACCTCACCGAGGACGGCCTGCTGATCTGCGAGGTCGGCGACAGCGAGCAGCACGTGACGCGCCTGCTGCCGGAGCTGGACCTGGCGTGGATCGAGTTCAAGGTCGGGCAGATGGGCATATTCGCGGTCGAGGCCGCCGAGCTGCGCGCCCACCACGCGCGCATCGCCGCGCTGGCGGCGCAGCGATGA
- the aroC gene encoding chorismate synthase (Evidence 2a : Function of homologous gene experimentally demonstrated in an other organism; PubMedId : 2182772, 2969724; Product type e : enzyme) produces the protein MSSNSFGKLLTVTTFGESHGPAIGCVVDGCPPGLEITPEEFAHDLQRRATGKSRHTSARREADEVEILSGVYEGRTTGTPIALLIRNTDQRSKDYGSIATQFRPGHADYSYWQKYGIRDPRGGGRSSARETTMRVAAGVIAKKWLKQRHGVSVRGWLSQLGEIVPAGFDWSAVEDNPFFWPHAAQVPELEAYMDALRKSGDSVGACVNVIADGVPPGWGEPIYGKLDGEIAAALMSINAVKGVEIGDGFASAAQKGTRHRDLITPEGFQSNHAGGILGGIATGQQIVASMALKPTSSLRLPGATVDVAGNPVDVITTGRHDPCVGIRATPIAEAMLALVLMDQALRHRAQCGDVGDVSPRIPGSLDG, from the coding sequence ATGAGCTCCAATTCCTTCGGCAAGCTGCTGACCGTCACCACCTTCGGCGAATCGCACGGGCCGGCCATCGGCTGTGTGGTCGACGGTTGCCCGCCGGGACTGGAGATCACGCCGGAGGAATTCGCCCACGACCTGCAGCGCCGTGCCACCGGCAAGAGCCGGCATACCTCGGCGCGGCGCGAGGCCGACGAGGTGGAAATCCTGTCGGGCGTGTACGAGGGCCGCACCACCGGCACGCCGATCGCGCTGCTGATCCGCAACACCGACCAGCGCAGCAAGGACTATGGCAGCATCGCCACGCAGTTCCGCCCCGGCCATGCCGACTACAGCTACTGGCAGAAGTACGGCATCCGCGATCCGCGTGGTGGTGGCCGTTCCTCGGCGCGCGAAACCACTATGCGCGTGGCTGCCGGCGTCATCGCCAAGAAGTGGCTGAAGCAGCGCCATGGCGTGAGCGTGCGCGGCTGGTTGTCGCAGCTGGGCGAAATCGTCCCGGCGGGGTTCGACTGGAGCGCGGTCGAGGACAACCCGTTCTTCTGGCCGCACGCGGCGCAGGTGCCGGAGCTGGAGGCGTACATGGATGCGCTGCGCAAGTCCGGTGACTCGGTCGGTGCGTGCGTGAATGTGATTGCCGACGGCGTGCCGCCGGGCTGGGGCGAGCCGATCTACGGCAAGCTCGACGGCGAGATCGCCGCGGCATTGATGAGCATCAACGCGGTCAAGGGCGTGGAGATCGGCGACGGCTTCGCCAGCGCGGCGCAGAAGGGCACCCGACACCGTGACCTGATCACGCCCGAAGGCTTCCAGTCCAACCACGCCGGCGGCATCCTCGGCGGCATCGCCACCGGCCAGCAGATCGTCGCGTCGATGGCGCTCAAGCCCACGTCCAGCCTGCGCCTGCCCGGCGCGACCGTCGATGTGGCCGGCAACCCGGTCGATGTCATCACCACCGGCCGCCACGATCCCTGCGTCGGCATCCGCGCCACGCCGATCGCCGAGGCGATGCTGGCGCTGGTGCTGATGGACCAGGCACTGCGCCACCGTGCGCAATGCGGCGACGTCGGCGATGTCTCCCCGCGCATCCCCGGAAGCCTCGATGGCTGA
- the hflX gene encoding putative GTPase (Evidence 3 : Function proposed based on presence of conserved amino acid motif, structural feature or limited homology; PubMedId : 2020545, 3040675, 8248183, 8824618; Product type pe : putative enzyme) has protein sequence MFDRSKKGEHALLIQPHFGRLEEDVLEEFTDLARSAGAGIAATVTARIDRPNPSTLIGSGKLDEVKAAAEATGADLVLVNHQLTPVQERNLERFLERRVIDRTGLILDIFAQRAHSHEGKLQVELAQLRHLATRLVRGWTHLERQRGGSIGLRGPGETQLETDRRLLQKRVEQLQKRLEKVEVQRTQMRRARVRSEMPRVALVGYTNAGKSTLFNALTGAGAYAADQLFATLDPTVRRIALPGGNAMLADTVGFVRDLPHELVAAFRSTLSEAREADFLLHLVDAADPLREERIAQVDEVLEAVGAGELPQLLVFNKIDRIEGADVRHDAQDGVPDEARRERVWISARDGRGLELLQSVLGKRLGLQHVTGSVRLPPEAGRLRSRLHQLEVIRSEQADEEGWLVEVDIPIAEAEKLAAGADGQVIRALLPERVPEW, from the coding sequence GTGTTTGACCGTTCGAAGAAGGGCGAACACGCGTTGTTGATCCAGCCGCACTTTGGTCGGCTGGAAGAGGATGTGCTGGAGGAGTTCACCGACCTGGCCCGCTCGGCCGGCGCCGGCATCGCGGCCACCGTGACCGCGCGCATCGATCGTCCGAATCCCTCCACCTTGATCGGCAGCGGCAAGCTGGACGAAGTGAAGGCGGCCGCCGAGGCGACCGGTGCCGACCTGGTGCTGGTCAACCACCAGCTCACCCCGGTGCAGGAGCGCAACCTCGAGCGCTTCCTCGAACGGCGCGTGATCGACCGTACCGGGCTGATCCTGGACATCTTCGCCCAGCGCGCGCACAGCCACGAGGGCAAGCTGCAGGTGGAGCTGGCGCAGCTGCGCCACCTTGCCACCCGGCTGGTACGCGGCTGGACTCACCTGGAGCGCCAGCGCGGCGGTTCCATCGGCCTGCGTGGCCCCGGCGAAACCCAGCTGGAAACCGACCGCCGCCTGTTGCAGAAGCGCGTGGAGCAGTTGCAGAAGCGGCTGGAAAAGGTGGAAGTGCAGCGCACCCAGATGCGCCGTGCGCGCGTGCGCAGCGAGATGCCGCGGGTGGCGCTGGTCGGCTACACCAATGCCGGCAAGTCCACCCTGTTCAACGCATTGACCGGTGCCGGCGCCTATGCCGCCGACCAGTTGTTCGCCACGCTCGACCCGACCGTGCGCCGCATCGCGCTGCCCGGTGGCAACGCCATGCTGGCCGACACCGTCGGCTTCGTCCGCGATCTGCCGCATGAGCTGGTGGCCGCGTTCCGCTCCACCCTGAGCGAGGCGCGCGAGGCGGATTTCCTGCTGCATCTGGTCGATGCCGCCGATCCGCTGCGCGAGGAGCGCATCGCCCAAGTGGACGAGGTGCTGGAGGCGGTGGGTGCCGGTGAGCTGCCGCAGCTGCTGGTGTTCAACAAGATCGACCGCATCGAGGGTGCCGACGTGCGCCACGACGCGCAGGACGGCGTGCCGGATGAAGCGCGGCGCGAACGCGTGTGGATTTCCGCACGTGATGGCCGCGGGCTGGAACTGCTGCAATCGGTGCTGGGCAAGCGCCTGGGCCTGCAGCACGTCACCGGCAGCGTGCGCCTGCCGCCCGAAGCCGGGCGGCTGCGTTCGCGCCTGCACCAGCTGGAGGTCATCCGCAGCGAACAGGCCGACGAGGAGGGCTGGCTGGTCGAGGTGGACATCCCCATCGCCGAGGCCGAGAAGCTGGCCGCCGGCGCCGATGGCCAGGTGATCCGTGCGCTGCTGCCGGAGCGTGTGCCGGAGTGGTGA
- a CDS encoding Putative 2-hydroxyacid dehydrogenase protein (fragment) (Evidence 3 : Function proposed based on presence of conserved amino acid motif, structural feature or limited homology): MSPRASPEASMAECRPRVWVSQPLFDDTVAQLAGYCNVVATAEVAAHEPAAIAAHLSGFDGALVTLNERIGAAEIANAPALKVATNTPDVLTETTADLGFALLMATARHIGSASLAMRRAMVQVAVDNLLAGLGIGTDAGRPANMVNAIAGGKIEKR, from the coding sequence ATGTCTCCCCGCGCATCCCCGGAAGCCTCGATGGCTGAGTGCCGGCCCCGCGTCTGGGTATCGCAGCCGCTGTTCGACGACACTGTCGCGCAGCTGGCCGGGTACTGCAACGTGGTCGCCACGGCGGAGGTTGCCGCGCATGAACCGGCCGCAATCGCTGCGCACCTGTCCGGCTTCGACGGTGCGCTGGTCACCCTCAACGAACGCATCGGCGCGGCGGAAATCGCCAATGCGCCGGCGCTGAAGGTCGCCACCAACACGCCGGACGTGCTCACCGAAACCACCGCCGACCTCGGCTTCGCGCTGCTGATGGCGACGGCGCGGCACATCGGCAGCGCCTCGCTGGCCATGCGCCGGGCGATGGTGCAGGTGGCGGTGGACAACCTGCTGGCCGGGCTGGGCATCGGCACGGATGCCGGCCGTCCCGCCAACATGGTCAACGCCATCGCCGGCGGCAAAATCGAAAAACGATAG
- the psd gene encoding Phosphatidylserine decarboxylase proenzyme yields MTLLTTLTYALPHRLLSSLARSLAYSQNPRVSRWLIDTVTRKFGVNLAEAADPDPRSYASFNRFFTRALKPGARVADADPRTLLMPADGRISQLGPIEDGRIFQAKGQSFTAAELLGDAAAAEPFANGLFATVYLSPRDYHRVHMPWTGTLRETVHVPGRLFSVGPAAVAGVPRLFARNERLVCHFDTDFGPMVQVMVGALLVSGVETVWSGEEIPAYGDRLTRKDWRGKGITLERFAEMARFNYGSTVIVLLPPGVAEFDPALQAESPVRLGQALARLTGH; encoded by the coding sequence ATGACCCTGCTGACAACGCTTACCTACGCGCTGCCGCACCGCCTGCTGTCCTCGCTTGCCCGCTCGCTGGCCTATTCGCAAAACCCGCGCGTCTCGCGCTGGCTGATCGACACGGTGACCCGCAAGTTCGGCGTCAACCTCGCCGAAGCCGCCGACCCCGACCCGCGCAGCTACGCCAGCTTCAACCGTTTCTTCACCCGTGCGTTGAAGCCCGGCGCGCGCGTGGCCGACGCCGATCCGCGCACCCTGCTGATGCCCGCCGACGGCCGCATCAGCCAGCTCGGCCCGATCGAGGACGGCCGCATCTTCCAGGCCAAGGGCCAGTCGTTCACCGCCGCCGAACTGCTCGGCGACGCGGCGGCTGCCGAACCGTTCGCCAACGGCCTGTTCGCCACCGTCTACCTGTCCCCGCGCGACTACCACCGCGTGCACATGCCGTGGACCGGCACCCTGCGCGAAACCGTGCACGTGCCGGGGCGGCTGTTCAGCGTCGGCCCCGCCGCGGTGGCCGGGGTGCCGCGCCTGTTCGCCCGCAACGAACGGCTGGTATGCCACTTCGACACCGACTTTGGCCCGATGGTGCAGGTGATGGTCGGCGCGCTGCTGGTCAGCGGCGTGGAAACGGTGTGGAGCGGCGAGGAAATCCCGGCCTACGGCGACCGCCTCACCCGCAAGGACTGGCGCGGCAAGGGCATCACCCTGGAAAGGTTCGCCGAGATGGCGCGCTTCAACTACGGCAGCACCGTGATCGTGCTGCTGCCGCCGGGCGTCGCGGAGTTCGACCCGGCATTGCAGGCCGAAAGCCCGGTGCGGCTGGGGCAGGCATTGGCGCGGTTGACCGGCCACTGA
- the folP gene encoding 7,8-dihydropteroate synthase (Evidence 2a : Function of homologous gene experimentally demonstrated in an other organism; PubMedId : 13873645, 1522070, 1657875, 8304179, 9187658; Product type e : enzyme), giving the protein MFDTSPVLDCAGRPLRLDRPRVMGIVNVTPDSFSDGGLHFDAEAAIAHGLALVEQGADLLDVGGESTRPGAAPVSAQEEIKRVVPVIEALVARTGVPVSVDTCKPEVMCAALAAGAGMVNDVQALRQPGALEAVADSGAAVVLMHALGGPHDAGMARDYDDVAGEVQRFLAERIFTAEMAGIARGRLVADPGYGFNKDTAQNFALLAAQEKLLALGVPLLAGLSRKRSIGEVTGRAVAGERVAGSVAAHLLAVQRGAKIVRVHDVAATVDALKVLAALDAVPAPRIDKPAMPRWPDED; this is encoded by the coding sequence ATGTTCGATACGTCCCCGGTACTGGATTGCGCGGGCCGGCCGCTGCGGCTGGACCGGCCGCGGGTGATGGGTATCGTCAACGTCACCCCGGATTCGTTTTCCGATGGCGGCTTGCATTTCGATGCCGAGGCGGCCATTGCCCACGGGCTGGCATTGGTGGAGCAGGGCGCCGACCTGCTGGATGTGGGGGGCGAGTCCACCCGCCCCGGCGCCGCACCTGTGTCGGCGCAGGAGGAAATCAAGCGCGTCGTGCCGGTGATCGAGGCCTTGGTGGCGCGCACCGGCGTGCCGGTCAGTGTCGATACCTGCAAGCCCGAGGTGATGTGCGCGGCACTGGCTGCCGGTGCCGGCATGGTCAACGACGTGCAGGCCCTGCGCCAGCCCGGTGCGCTGGAAGCGGTGGCCGATTCCGGTGCCGCGGTGGTGCTGATGCACGCGCTGGGCGGCCCGCACGATGCCGGCATGGCGCGTGATTACGATGACGTGGCAGGCGAGGTGCAGCGCTTTCTGGCCGAGCGCATCTTCACCGCGGAAATGGCCGGCATCGCCCGTGGCCGGCTGGTGGCCGATCCCGGCTACGGCTTCAACAAGGACACTGCGCAGAACTTCGCGCTGCTGGCGGCGCAGGAAAAGCTGCTGGCGTTGGGCGTGCCGCTGCTGGCGGGCTTGTCGCGCAAACGCTCCATCGGCGAGGTCACCGGGCGTGCGGTCGCTGGCGAACGCGTCGCCGGTTCCGTGGCCGCGCACCTGCTGGCGGTGCAGCGCGGGGCGAAGATCGTGCGCGTGCACGACGTGGCCGCCACGGTCGACGCACTCAAGGTGCTGGCCGCGCTCGACGCGGTGCCGGCGCCACGTATCGACAAGCCTGCAATGCCACGCTGGCCGGACGAGGACTGA
- the hfq gene encoding HF-I, host factor for RNA phage Q beta replication (Evidence 2a : Function of homologous gene experimentally demonstrated in an other organism; PubMedId : 10677490, 11222598, 12777774, 12853618, 14622403, 14654705, 14739933, 15030475, 1999389, 2020545, 805130, 8248183, 9245691, 9294434, 9826663; Product type f : factor), which yields MSKGQSLQDPFLNALRRERVPVSVYLVNGIKLQGTIESFDQFVVLLRNTVSQMVYKHAISTVVPARNVKVGPGGGYVQSADNGQAGDDDNE from the coding sequence ATGTCCAAGGGGCAATCCCTGCAGGATCCTTTTCTGAATGCATTGCGCCGCGAGCGGGTGCCGGTGTCGGTGTATCTGGTCAATGGCATCAAGTTGCAGGGCACGATCGAGTCGTTCGACCAGTTCGTGGTGCTGCTGCGCAATACCGTCAGCCAGATGGTCTACAAACACGCCATTTCCACCGTGGTGCCGGCGCGCAATGTCAAGGTCGGGCCGGGCGGTGGCTACGTGCAGTCGGCGGACAATGGCCAGGCAGGCGATGACGACAACGAATAA